Sequence from the Trichocoleus sp. FACHB-46 genome:
GTACAAACGATTTGAGTTTTGCAAGTCCCTAAATTGAAAAAATTAGTAACTTAAGGATGTAAGTAGGCGATCGCCTTTATTCTTCTTCGTCCTCGTACTCTTCCTCGCCGTATTCTTCGTCCTCTTCAGATTCCTCTAACTCTTCGTCCTCGTCTTCTTCAGATTCTTCATCTTCAGAGTCTTCGTCTTCGTATTCCTCATCCTCCTCAGATTCCTCTAACTCTTCGTCCTCATACTCTTCCTCGTCTTCCTCAGATTCTTCGTCCTCGTCGTATTCTTCGTCCATCTCCTCTTCCTCAGATTCTTCGTCTTCGTATTCTTCTGACTCTTCCTCCTCTAGTTCTTCATCTTCGTATTCTTCGTCCTCCTCAGATTCCTCATCCTCCTCTAGCTCTTCTTCCTCAGCTTCTTCATCTTCGTACTCCTCATCCTCTGCTTCTAGTTCTTCTTCGGATTCTTCATCCTCGTCGTATTCTTCTAATTCCTCTGACTCTTCATCCTCATACTCTTCTTCGTCCGTTGGCACTTCTGTACCTGTCAGAAGTTCAATCAGCACATCAAAAAATGAGAAACCTTCTTCGTAGCTGGTGCTGATGTCTTCGGAGAAATCGAGATTATTGGCGCGGCGGAGAGTCCAGCAATCGCCTGTTAAATCTGCATTGGTCAAGTATTCATAGGGGATATAGCAGTATCCTTTGTCGCCCCAATCGGTGCCCCAAGAGTTGCGAACCAGAAACACTTGGTCTTTATCGGAGTAGC
This genomic interval carries:
- a CDS encoding C1 family peptidase produces the protein MFKQIRRPQGSRVVVGGYHRDRQDNRDRRYARPRNVKQSSLPKFVDLRQHMTTVENQGELGSCTANAIAGAYEYLAKRLTGQNYDISRLFIYYLARKFDGCEQEDSGATLRRGMKVLTKYGACSEATWPYQVENFCDEPHDDAFQEAAEHLIDEYDRIDVDLHAMKVCLSEGYPFVFGSDIFQSFEDLDHRGHVNMPFPSEENLGGHAMLACGYSDKDQVFLVRNSWGTDWGDKGYCYIPYEYLTNADLTGDCWTLRRANNLDFSEDISTSYEEGFSFFDVLIELLTGTEVPTDEEEYEDEESEELEEYDEDEESEEELEAEDEEYEDEEAEEEELEEDEESEEDEEYEDEELEEEESEEYEDEESEEEEMDEEYDEDEESEEDEEEYEDEELEESEEDEEYEDEDSEDEESEEDEDEELEESEEDEEYGEEEYEDEEE